From a region of the Butyrivibrio sp. AE3004 genome:
- a CDS encoding aminotransferase class I/II-fold pyridoxal phosphate-dependent enzyme, translating to MESLKKELEKLNRSKLYPFHMPGHKRNPCAGSMAGYMDIDITEIDGFDNLHDAEGILLDIEKKASRLYGVGETHLLVNGSTSGILAAISAAIPAGGKLLAGRNSHKALYHAAYIRRLELSYLKPVMLRLDNTSFVWGGIDPECVKAELEKDNSIEAVFITSPTYDGICSNIREISEVCHRFSIPLIVDAAHGAHFGLFKDLPENAITQCADIIIHSVHKTLASMTQTALIHVQGNLINREMLRRFLRIYQSSSPSYVLMSSIDSCINDILDRGDEIFGRLIEYKKRILRETINCNYLFIPGEDCIKDPCKVLVFVRNRAITGQQIYDILRLDYDLQPEMAGDDYVLLIITGYDSDDGIDRLIKAINEIDNKLNFKINNKDVNNSTSENICKEFTVSDNYPKALLPIYKAWDSTREELDISLATGRISGEFVNLYPPGIPLIVPGEVFTKELINSIGHYINDGRNIQGVNILQNGERKVSIVLPDR from the coding sequence ATGGAATCTTTAAAAAAAGAGTTAGAGAAATTAAATAGAAGCAAATTATACCCTTTTCATATGCCTGGACATAAGAGAAATCCTTGTGCCGGAAGTATGGCTGGATATATGGATATAGATATAACTGAGATAGATGGTTTTGATAATCTTCATGACGCTGAAGGCATTTTGCTAGATATCGAAAAAAAGGCAAGCAGATTATATGGAGTAGGTGAAACACATTTATTGGTAAATGGTAGTACATCAGGTATTTTAGCTGCTATCTCTGCTGCTATACCGGCAGGTGGAAAGCTTCTGGCAGGTAGAAATTCGCATAAAGCATTATATCATGCAGCTTATATAAGAAGACTGGAACTTAGCTATTTGAAACCGGTAATGCTTAGGCTAGATAATACTTCATTTGTATGGGGAGGAATTGATCCAGAGTGTGTAAAAGCGGAATTAGAGAAAGATAATAGTATTGAAGCTGTATTTATTACTTCTCCGACTTATGACGGAATATGTTCAAACATTCGAGAAATATCTGAAGTATGTCATAGGTTTAGTATACCATTGATAGTTGATGCTGCACATGGAGCACATTTTGGATTATTTAAAGATTTACCCGAAAATGCAATTACACAATGTGCAGATATTATTATACATAGTGTTCATAAGACTCTGGCGTCAATGACACAGACAGCTTTAATTCATGTTCAGGGAAACCTGATAAATAGAGAAATGCTAAGAAGGTTTCTTAGAATTTATCAATCAAGTAGTCCATCGTATGTCTTAATGTCATCTATTGATTCATGTATAAATGATATTTTAGATAGAGGAGATGAGATATTTGGAAGGTTAATTGAATATAAGAAGAGAATTCTAAGAGAAACAATTAATTGTAATTATCTTTTTATTCCGGGAGAAGATTGTATAAAGGATCCATGTAAGGTGCTTGTTTTCGTGAGAAACAGAGCTATTACGGGACAACAGATATATGATATACTTCGTTTAGATTATGATTTGCAGCCTGAGATGGCAGGTGATGATTATGTGTTATTGATCATTACAGGATATGATTCTGATGACGGAATTGATCGGCTTATTAAGGCAATAAATGAAATAGATAATAAGCTGAATTTTAAAATAAATAATAAAGATGTAAATAATAGTACGAGTGAGAATATATGTAAGGAATTTACAGTAAGTGACAATTATCCTAAAGCACTGCTTCCAATCTATAAAGCATGGGATTCAACACGGGAAGAATTGGATATTTCACTTGCAACAGGAAGAATATCCGGAGAGTTTGTTAATTTATATCCACCGGGTATACCATTAATTGTACCTGGAGAAGTGTTTACAAAAGAACTTATAAATAGTATAGGCCATTATATTAATGATGGAAGAAATATTCAAGGTGTCAATATTTTGCAAAATGGGGAAAGGAAAGTCAGTATTGTTTTACCTGATAGATAA
- the pckA gene encoding phosphoenolpyruvate carboxykinase (ATP) yields the protein MAEINLTQYGITGTTEIVHNPSYELLYEEEMKSDLTGYEKGQETELGAVNVMTGIYTGRSPKDKYIVMDDNSKDTVWWTSDEYKNDNHPMTEDTWNTVKEIAKKELCDKRLFVVDAFCGANKDSRMAVRFIVEVAWQAHFIKNMFIQPTVAELADFTPDFVVYNASKAKVENYKDLGLNSETCVAFNITSREQVIINTWYGGEMKKGMFSMMNYYLPLKGMASMHCSANTDMEGKNTAIFFGLSGTGKTTLSTDPKRLLIGDDEHGWDDNGVFNFEGGCYAKVIGLDKDAEPDIYNAIKRNALLENVTVAADGKIDFEDKSVTENTRVSYPIDHIENIVSKVNKISAGPDAKNVIFLSADAFGVLPPVSILTPEQTQYYFLSGFTAKLAGTERGITEPTPTFSACFGQAFLELHPTKYGEELVKKMQKSGAKAYLVNTGWNGTGKRISIKDTRGIIDAILNGDVNKAETKKIPIFDFEVPTSLPGVDPAILDPRDTYADASEWEAKAKDLADRFTKNFKKYEGNDAGKALVAAGPQL from the coding sequence ATGGCAGAAATCAATTTAACACAGTATGGCATTACAGGCACAACTGAGATTGTTCACAACCCTTCATACGAGCTTTTATATGAAGAAGAGATGAAGTCTGATCTCACAGGTTATGAAAAAGGTCAGGAAACAGAGCTTGGTGCTGTTAACGTTATGACAGGTATTTATACAGGACGTTCTCCTAAAGACAAGTATATCGTAATGGATGATAACTCAAAGGATACTGTATGGTGGACATCTGATGAGTACAAAAACGACAACCATCCTATGACAGAAGATACTTGGAATACTGTTAAGGAAATCGCTAAGAAAGAGCTTTGCGATAAGAGACTTTTTGTTGTAGATGCTTTCTGCGGTGCTAACAAAGATTCTCGCATGGCTGTACGTTTCATCGTTGAAGTTGCTTGGCAGGCACACTTTATAAAGAATATGTTCATTCAGCCTACAGTTGCTGAGCTTGCTGATTTCACACCTGATTTCGTTGTTTATAACGCTTCAAAGGCAAAGGTTGAAAACTATAAAGATCTTGGTCTCAACTCTGAGACATGTGTTGCATTCAACATCACAAGTCGTGAGCAGGTTATCATCAATACTTGGTATGGCGGTGAAATGAAGAAGGGTATGTTCTCCATGATGAACTATTATCTTCCTCTTAAGGGCATGGCTTCCATGCACTGCTCTGCTAACACAGATATGGAAGGTAAAAATACTGCTATCTTCTTTGGTCTTTCCGGAACAGGTAAGACAACACTTTCAACTGATCCTAAGAGACTTCTCATCGGTGATGATGAACATGGTTGGGATGATAATGGTGTATTCAACTTCGAGGGTGGATGCTACGCAAAGGTAATCGGCCTTGATAAGGACGCCGAGCCTGATATCTACAATGCTATCAAGAGAAACGCTCTTCTCGAGAACGTTACTGTTGCAGCTGATGGTAAGATTGATTTTGAAGATAAGAGTGTAACAGAGAATACTCGTGTATCTTATCCTATCGATCATATTGAAAACATCGTTTCTAAGGTTAACAAGATTTCTGCAGGTCCTGATGCTAAGAATGTTATCTTCCTTTCAGCTGATGCATTTGGTGTTCTTCCTCCTGTATCAATCCTTACACCTGAGCAGACCCAGTATTATTTCCTTTCAGGTTTCACAGCTAAGCTTGCTGGTACAGAACGTGGTATAACAGAACCCACACCTACATTCTCTGCTTGCTTCGGTCAGGCATTCCTTGAGCTTCATCCTACAAAGTATGGTGAAGAACTTGTTAAGAAGATGCAGAAGTCAGGTGCTAAGGCATACCTTGTTAACACCGGTTGGAATGGAACTGGTAAGAGAATCTCTATCAAGGATACTCGCGGTATCATTGATGCTATTCTTAATGGTGATGTAAACAAAGCAGAAACAAAGAAGATCCCGATCTTCGATTTCGAAGTTCCTACATCTCTTCCTGGTGTTGATCCTGCAATCCTTGATCCTCGTGATACATATGCTGATGCTTCTGAATGGGAAGCAAAGGCTAAGGATCTTGCTGATAGATTCACAAAGAACTTCAAGAAATACGAAGGTAATGACGCTGGTAAAGCTCTCGTAGCTGCTGGTCCTCAGCTTTAA
- a CDS encoding HD domain-containing protein, with translation MNLEKRIENHKKIKASLRKHGEAILSSHTFRKSHGFIQHGDMSVYEHSINVAERALRINRFLNAKCNERELVRGALLHDYFLYDWHKDGKDKGNVHPKLHGFFHPGTALKNASRDFILTPREKDIIKKHMWPLTIVPPLCREAWIVTLADKYCSTMETFGIHKAKVKAHYIDLP, from the coding sequence ATGAATTTAGAAAAAAGAATTGAAAATCATAAAAAGATAAAAGCATCTCTTCGTAAGCATGGAGAAGCAATACTTTCTTCACATACATTTAGAAAGTCACATGGTTTTATTCAACATGGTGATATGTCCGTATATGAACACAGTATTAACGTGGCAGAAAGAGCTCTTAGGATCAATAGATTTTTGAATGCAAAGTGCAATGAGCGTGAGCTTGTAAGAGGAGCTTTGTTGCATGATTATTTTCTATATGATTGGCATAAGGATGGCAAGGATAAGGGAAACGTTCACCCTAAATTACATGGTTTCTTTCACCCTGGAACAGCACTGAAAAATGCAAGTAGAGATTTTATACTTACTCCCAGAGAAAAAGACATAATAAAGAAACATATGTGGCCGCTTACAATTGTTCCTCCTCTTTGCAGAGAAGCCTGGATTGTAACATTAGCAGATAAATATTGTTCAACAATGGAAACATTTGGGATTCATAAAGCAAAAGTGAAAGCTCATTATATTGATTTACCATAA